The Alkalibacter saccharofermentans DSM 14828 genome segment CTGCATTGGATCTATTTTCAAGACAAGGTTTCCAAGATACAACCATGGAGCAAATTTCTTCTCATATCAAGATGGCAAGAACAAGTCTGTATGAATACTACAAATCAAAAGAAGATATACTTTATTCGCTGATAAATGAAATAGTAGAAGAAGAACGTGAAAAGCCGCTGGAAGGTTCAATTCGTGCTCAACTGGAAGTATTAGCAGCAGAATCCATAGCAAGACTGCAAAAAAACTTTACTCTATACAAGATTCTTTTTCAGGAGTTGCCAACATTGTCAAATCCAACATTTGATAAAATTAGAGCCTGGCAAGGCCGTTCGATGATCCTGGTACACGAGGTTATTGTAAATGGAATCAAAGAAGAAGCATTTAAGGCTACCCGAAAGCCTGAGGACATAGCTTTTGTCTTTAAAGCGTTGATCGGTCAGAGACTAGCAGATATTCTTATCACAGATACGCAAGTTGAACCAGAAGTAGAGGCGAAGCGACTGATTGATCTGATGTGGTTTGGGATTGGTCAGGAAGGTTCAGATATCAGTTAAGGGAGGTAAAATAATGGATAAACAAATTAAGACTTTTAAGGGTTCTGGAGTAGAAATCGAGTATTTGTTAACAGGAGAGCTCAACGCAGAAGCGGTTATGTTTGTTCACGGAGCCGGTACTAATCTTCGGCAGTTTTTTGCACAGCATGAGCATTTTTCCGACAAATACAAAACTTTGTCTGTGTCGTTGCGGGGGCATGGCCTATCTGGGCATCCGAAAGTAAAGTGTGGAGAGAACTATTCTTTGGAAAAGAACAGAGATGACCTTATTGAGCTGCTTGAACACTTGAACATACAAAAGATTCATTTTGTAGGGAATTCAGCCGGAGGAGTTATAGGATTTTATTTACTTAAGGCAAGACCGGACCTGCTTAGTAGTCTTACTACTTTTGGGACTGTCGGCGAGCTGAAGTATTCAACTTCAATGACCCGGATCATTGCGGGTATAGATAAAGCTATGCTTCGATGGAATCCGAGACGATATTTAAACTTTCTGAGTAAAAATACATCTAAGTATGAGTCAGTGCAAAAAGAAATTTTTGAGATGTTTATGATGTCAACTGAAGCGATCCCTTATATTCGTGAAAATCTAGGCAATTATTCGTGCCTGGATGTAATCAATAGAATGACTATTCCATATTTACTGATCCGAGGGGAACAGGATAAAGAGATTAATAGCAAATTGACATCAACACTTGAAGCTTTAGCTGCCAACAACAAATCGAGGGTTGTTGAAATCGAAAAAGCAGGTCATATAGCTAATCTAGATAAATCAGAGGAGTTCAACAAAATTTTGGCAGGTTTTTGGAGCCAAATTGAAGTTTAGAATTAGGGAGAGTTCAAATGCATCATGTATAACTAAACAACCAGGAGAAAGACTAATTATAGATAAAAGGGGAAAGGATAAAAGGGGACACTTCACAACTAGTAGGTAATAAAGACATTATGGGTGTGTTGCGGCACCCATTTTTCTCAGCATGGTGATTAATTATTGATCTTAATATTTAAAAGAAGAGAATTTAATGAAAATGTTAACGTCACAAATAATCCACCGGTATGGAGGATTGAGTAACTTTAGGCTTGATAAAATCTAGAGTTTTAGAATAGATATTTTGATGTTTGGGAATCGACTTGATAGATCATAATTCTTGTTGCATAGGCTAGCTTCATGGATTTCGGTGGTTTTATTAAGGGAAGCTCGCTTAAAAAAACGAACACATGTACTTTGGATTATATTACATACTTAGAGTATGTATGCAAGAAGAAGTTAAGTGGGGTAAATAACACATTGTGATTAGAGTTGTATGATGGAATAATAAGGATGAAATTGAGAACTGTCTCTATTATCTTATCCTATTATCGTATTATTGTATCACTAAATTGAATCTTATTCTTGTCATAGATGGGTATATTTGATAGAATGAAGCAACTAGCTTACGAATGTTCGTAAGTTAACAGAGAATAGAGGGTGTAGATTTATCATGAAAAATCAAATTTTAGATGAAGCTTTTAGTTTGTTTTCTGAGAAGGGCACTTTATTTAGCATGCAAGAATTAGCAAAGGCTGTAGGAATGAAAGCACCTTCTTTATATAACTACTATGCCAGCAAAAATGACTTGTTGCATGACTTGATTGCTCAAGAAATTGACCGATATTATATGTTTTTTAATAGGTTGTTCGAAAATGAAAGTGAAACTTCAGAGCAATTAATAAAGGATGTCTTTTATTCAGTAATTGATTATTATTCTGATCAACTGAAAGCAAAATTCAGGAGACGACTCGGAATGATAGATGGTAATCATAGACAGTATATAAAAGAAATTTTAGCAAAGAATGACGAAGTTATTATTCTTAAATTAAGGAATGTATTTGAAGACTGTATAAACAAGGGAGTCATACCAGATCATAATGTTGATCAGA includes the following:
- a CDS encoding TetR/AcrR family transcriptional regulator translates to MRSYKSADQRKTEILEAALDLFSRQGFQDTTMEQISSHIKMARTSLYEYYKSKEDILYSLINEIVEEEREKPLEGSIRAQLEVLAAESIARLQKNFTLYKILFQELPTLSNPTFDKIRAWQGRSMILVHEVIVNGIKEEAFKATRKPEDIAFVFKALIGQRLADILITDTQVEPEVEAKRLIDLMWFGIGQEGSDIS
- a CDS encoding alpha/beta fold hydrolase; its protein translation is MDKQIKTFKGSGVEIEYLLTGELNAEAVMFVHGAGTNLRQFFAQHEHFSDKYKTLSVSLRGHGLSGHPKVKCGENYSLEKNRDDLIELLEHLNIQKIHFVGNSAGGVIGFYLLKARPDLLSSLTTFGTVGELKYSTSMTRIIAGIDKAMLRWNPRRYLNFLSKNTSKYESVQKEIFEMFMMSTEAIPYIRENLGNYSCLDVINRMTIPYLLIRGEQDKEINSKLTSTLEALAANNKSRVVEIEKAGHIANLDKSEEFNKILAGFWSQIEV
- a CDS encoding TetR/AcrR family transcriptional regulator; translation: MKNQILDEAFSLFSEKGTLFSMQELAKAVGMKAPSLYNYYASKNDLLHDLIAQEIDRYYMFFNRLFENESETSEQLIKDVFYSVIDYYSDQLKAKFRRRLGMIDGNHRQYIKEILAKNDEVIILKLRNVFEDCINKGVIPDHNVDQTLFHYYFVLQGIISNSIYYEKGDKHYANAIDSTWESFWAGLSCFGNDK